A section of the Candidatus Latescibacterota bacterium genome encodes:
- a CDS encoding RNB domain-containing ribonuclease gives MRDRIRSFLELLGRHPGGLTLRRAARLLGVPREEYREFRRDVLRILRQDQLRRDRGRFLLPGAAPAQGVGRSLNRERTTQRPQGDRLRAALPAAFQPASVETERALGMKELYAEFGLEAVFPPAVEREARASADAAPAEEPGREAQGGLRVLCIDPADARDHDDAISLEPLPGGGWRLGVHIADVSAFVAEGGALDREARRRGNSTYFYLDTVPMLPPLLSGQACSLSEGEDRAAMSVFMDLDADTAVRRVRVVRSRLRVTHAMSYEDAEAALLAPGNAEPAATLRAMDALASRLAAARAEGGALQFELPEIRPKDRGEGVEAFAPVPVLRSHHIVEEFMLAANHAVGRLLREQGRPALYRVHPPPSPDDVSALVTTLQHRRVAWRPGRVVRSADFQRLAQLLADRPDRQVLLMKLLRAMAKAVYAERDDGHFGLAWRDYLHFTSPIRRYADLEVHRTLKALMDETRGHALEHDFAPETRRPSAVIPRGARGRSMAELAGWLSDCELNSLRAERESLRLEMVLWARQRLGESFEAELAAVFPTGLLLRLPESGVEGFLPAQFLGREYFVYDEEREELRGEHSGLRFREGDRLPVRLVDANLYTRRLQFLLERDGDSDDT, from the coding sequence TTGCGCGACCGCATCCGCTCCTTCCTGGAGCTGCTGGGGAGGCATCCCGGCGGGCTGACCCTGCGCAGGGCAGCCCGCCTCCTCGGCGTCCCCCGCGAGGAGTACCGCGAGTTCAGACGAGACGTGCTCCGGATCCTGCGCCAGGACCAGCTCCGGCGGGATCGGGGGCGTTTTCTTTTGCCCGGCGCCGCGCCTGCGCAGGGCGTCGGGCGCTCCCTGAACAGAGAGCGGACCACGCAGCGGCCCCAGGGCGACCGACTGCGCGCGGCGCTGCCCGCGGCCTTCCAGCCGGCGAGCGTGGAGACCGAGCGGGCGCTCGGGATGAAGGAGCTCTACGCGGAGTTCGGGCTCGAGGCCGTCTTCCCGCCCGCCGTGGAGAGGGAGGCGAGAGCCAGCGCGGATGCGGCGCCAGCCGAAGAACCCGGGCGTGAGGCCCAGGGCGGCCTGCGCGTGCTCTGCATCGACCCCGCCGACGCCCGCGACCACGACGACGCCATCAGCCTGGAGCCGCTGCCCGGCGGCGGCTGGCGGCTCGGCGTGCACATCGCCGACGTGTCCGCCTTCGTGGCCGAGGGCGGCGCCCTCGATCGCGAGGCGCGTCGCCGGGGCAACTCCACCTACTTCTACCTGGACACCGTGCCCATGCTGCCGCCCCTGCTCTCGGGGCAGGCTTGCTCGCTGAGCGAGGGCGAGGATCGCGCGGCCATGTCCGTGTTCATGGATCTCGACGCGGACACGGCGGTCCGGCGCGTGCGGGTCGTCCGCAGCCGGCTGCGCGTGACGCACGCCATGAGCTACGAGGACGCCGAGGCCGCGCTGCTGGCGCCCGGGAACGCCGAGCCCGCGGCGACCCTGCGCGCGATGGACGCGCTGGCCTCGCGTCTGGCTGCGGCCCGGGCCGAAGGCGGCGCGCTGCAGTTCGAGCTGCCGGAGATTCGTCCCAAGGATCGCGGCGAGGGGGTCGAGGCCTTCGCGCCCGTGCCGGTGCTGCGGAGCCATCACATCGTCGAGGAGTTCATGCTGGCGGCCAACCACGCCGTCGGCAGGCTTCTGCGCGAGCAGGGGCGCCCCGCGCTCTACCGCGTGCACCCGCCGCCGTCGCCGGACGACGTGAGCGCCCTCGTCACCACGCTCCAGCATCGGCGCGTGGCCTGGCGACCCGGGCGGGTCGTGCGCAGCGCGGACTTCCAGCGCCTTGCCCAGCTGCTCGCCGACCGGCCCGACCGGCAGGTCCTCCTGATGAAGCTGCTGCGGGCCATGGCGAAGGCCGTCTACGCCGAGCGCGACGACGGCCACTTCGGCCTCGCCTGGCGCGACTATCTGCACTTCACGAGTCCCATCCGGCGCTACGCGGATCTCGAGGTGCATCGCACCCTGAAGGCGCTCATGGACGAGACCCGCGGCCACGCCCTCGAACACGACTTCGCCCCCGAGACCCGGCGGCCCAGCGCGGTGATTCCCCGCGGCGCGCGCGGCCGCAGCATGGCCGAGCTCGCCGGCTGGCTCAGCGACTGCGAGCTCAACTCGCTGCGCGCCGAGCGCGAGAGCCTGCGCCTCGAGATGGTGCTCTGGGCGCGCCAGCGCCTGGGGGAGTCCTTCGAGGCCGAGCTCGCGGCCGTCTTTCCCACGGGCCTGCTGCTGCGCCTGCCCGAGTCGGGCGTGGAGGGCTTCCTGCCGGCGCAGTTCCTGGGTCGGGAGTACTTCGTCTACGACGAGGAGCGCGAGGAGCTGCGGGGCGAGCACAGCGGCCTCCGCTTTCGGGAGGGCGACCGCCTGCCCGTGCGCCTCGTGGACGCGAACCTCTACACCCGTCGGCTGCAGTTTTTGCTTGAGCGTGACGGGGACTCGGACGACACTTAG
- a CDS encoding integration host factor subunit beta, producing the protein MERLDAARRRKSPSLPRRGSMTKADLVEEISTRVTLSKKDTGIVVNLVLDNISMALSRGDKVELRGFGSFRVKQRRSRRARNPRTGTSVFVPAKLVPFFKASNELKSLVNRAVQAAGTEGADRG; encoded by the coding sequence ATGGAGAGGCTGGACGCGGCGCGACGCCGCAAGTCGCCGAGCCTCCCGAGAAGGGGGAGTATGACCAAGGCCGATCTCGTCGAGGAGATCTCCACGCGTGTCACTCTGAGCAAGAAGGACACGGGGATCGTCGTGAACCTCGTGCTCGACAACATCAGCATGGCCCTCTCCCGCGGGGACAAGGTGGAATTGCGTGGTTTCGGGAGCTTCCGCGTGAAGCAGCGCCGGAGCCGGCGCGCCCGCAACCCGCGCACCGGCACCTCGGTCTTCGTGCCCGCCAAGCTGGTGCCCTTCTTCAAGGCCTCCAACGAGCTCAAGTCGCTCGTCAATCGCGCCGTGCAGGCTGCGGGCACGGAAGGGGCCGATCGGGGCTGA